From Plasmodium brasilianum strain Bolivian I chromosome 2, whole genome shotgun sequence, one genomic window encodes:
- a CDS encoding knob-associated histidine-rich protein: MAFSKENNSKGQKKSFLKTAVFSLLFLWMAHCSNNVEGTMNDSRVQRSLAVAKPNKKKNPLMKTRVVKEITHGGFKEYEEKYESKHYKLKENVESGNKNCDEKYEAANYGFREKCPYEVDPYGGAAGPDIFLLRKRFPFGPDNQYEDDEDDLFEPESSEGYSRILRHYVEEDDSRGKNINSPYPENFSSFKGSNKKCSSAGTVKGESDGTPTGKGKKVIKRNATNPVAPGKGKKDTENYDKILDDVDTNKNGKKEKAKPCCNTKTKSKKN, translated from the exons ATGGCATTCTCAAAGGAAAACAATAGTAAGGGACAAAAGAAGTCCTTTTTAAAAACCGCagtattttctcttttattcTTATGGATGGCCCATTGCTCAAATAAC GTTGAAGGAACTATGAACGACTCAAGAGTTCAAAGATCATTAGCAGTAGCAAAGCccaataagaaaaagaaccCCTTAATGAAAACCCGTGTAGTAAAGGAAATTACTCATGGTGGATTTAAAGAATATGAAGAAAAGTACGAATCCAAACACtacaaattaaaagaaaatgtagAAAGTGGAAATAAGAACTGcgatgaaaaatatgaagcaGCAAATTATGGATTTAGAGAAAAATGTCCATATGAAGTAGACCCATATGGAGGTGCTGCAGGACCagatattttcttattaagaaaaagatTCCCCTTTGGTCCAGATAACCAATATGAAGATGATGAAGATGATTTATTTGAACCAGAAAGTTCAGAAGGATACTCAAGAATACTAAGGCACTATGTAGAAGAAGATGATTCTAgaggaaaaaatatcaatAGCCCATATCCAGAAAACTTCAGTAGTTTTAAAGGTTCAAACAAAAAATGTTCAAGTGCTGGTACGGTAAAGGGAGAAAGTGATGGAACACCTACaggaaagggaaaaaaagtaattaaaCGTAATGCTACTAATCCAGTTGCACCaggaaagggaaaaaaagataccgaaaattatgataaaatacTGGATGATGTagatacaaataaaaatggtaaaaaagaaaaagctaAACCATGTTGTAACACAAAAACaaaatctaaaaaaaattga
- a CDS encoding hypothetical protein (Plasmodium exported protein), giving the protein MNKFEDEESAIEKILDLRDKRTLTEIGIEFLQGYNELRALGSSLDLSKNEMLTHLGTDALQGYNEDITLGKTFDSKDKNIFSDIGENCSSGRSKNMLEQLGEDTLNIKDKIVISTVGEKLVEGYNDDKVLGDVIDLKNRSFYAEIGEKLSKSYDKDNPFGDSFNMKEKNLFSGIGVDLTVEDEKEDNKASGENKLNVNDKKLNISHEGSRDYTSKSRDHKQKFSDVMKNAKKNPDYFRRIIKEYYESTDEDKSSSTDTENTQRVHIKFKNKKGVFDLKKEKKRSNLFKFMYKRIKKKNKCRYILSKLYRHVDVGVYKYWYHSERVLTLM; this is encoded by the exons ATGAATAAATTTGAGGATGAGGAAAGTGccatagaaaaaatattagacCTAAGAGATAAAAGAACATTAACAGAAATTGGAATTGAGTTTTTACAAGGATATAACGAATTGAGAGCATTAGGAAGTTCATTAGACTTAAGCAAGAATGAAATGTTAACACATTTAGGAACGGATGCCCTTCAAGGATATAATGAAGATATTACACTAGGAAAAACGTTTGATTCAAaagacaaaaatatattttccgATATTGGAGAAAACTGCTCATCAGGACgtagtaaaaatatgttagaACAATTAGGCGAAGAtactttaaatataaaagataaaatagtTATTTCAACTGTTGGAGAAAAATTAGTTGAAGGatataatgatgataaaGTGTTAGGAGATGTTAtcgatttaaaaaatagaagttTTTATGCAGAAATTGGGGAGAAACTATCAAAATCTTATGATAAGGATAATCCATTTGGAGATTCGTTTAAcatgaaggaaaaaaactTATTCTCAGGAATTGGAGTAGACTTAACCGTTGAAGATGAAAAAGAAGACAATAAAGCTTCTggggaaaataaattaaatgtaaatgataaaaaattaaatatttcgcATGAAGGTAGTAGAGATTATACATCAAAATCAAGAGATCATAAACAAAAGTTTTCAGATGTTatgaaaaatgcaaaaaaaaatccagATTATTTTAGACGTATTATTAAGGAATACTACGAATCAACAGACGAAGATAAATCATCATCTACAGATACAGAAAACACACAGCGTgtacatattaaatttaaaaataaaaaaggagtatttgatttgaaaaaagaaaagaaaagatcaaacctttttaaatttatgtataagaggattaagaaaaaaaacaaatgcaGATATATTTTGTCAAAG CTGTATAGACATGTTGATGTGGgggtatataaatattggtATCACTCTGAGAGAGTCTTAACTTTAATGTAA
- a CDS encoding DnaJ domain containing protein, with protein sequence MATFKKNSKERKINVFLFIIKIILYSIFFWILNCSKSNKNGKYYSKENKHEKKLDLKSCRILTERNEHCKRVYDNSSEDSKDYYSVLGVSKDATSNDIRKAYKKLTMKWHPDKHLDPQDKIIAEEKFKTVVEAYDVLSDEEKREIYDLYGLDGLKRNVHTDVSDFSSKGENTSELFNRFMDPVKNFSIKDVFSQRFPQVSPFINNIYTKAAMSSTSTDKNNKIQKSQAYEVILLLSLEELYFGCKKKLKVTRKRFIGNQTYDEVKFLTVDVKPGLPDGTAIIFYGEGDQASPLLKPGDLIFKVKTEEHKTFLRQSNDLIYKCFLTLEEALRGIQFIIKTLDNRDLIVRVDDVIVPNSRRIIPREGMPYLNNPSKKGDLIIEFVIKFPENLNTEEKNILRDIFSNKR encoded by the exons atgGCAACGTTTAAGAAAAATTCtaaagaaaggaaaataaatgtttttctatttattattaaaataattttatattctatatttttttggatACTAAATTGTTCTAAAAGT aataaaaatggaaaatattatagtaaggaaaataaacatgaaaaaaaattagaccTAAAATCTTGCAGAATATTAACAGAAAGAAACGAGCATTGCAAACGAGTATATGACAATTCTTCAGAAGATTCAAAA gATTACTATTCCGTATTAGGAGTTAGTAAGGATGCTACAAGTAATGATATAAGAAAAGCATATAAAAAGTTAACCATGAAATGGCATCCAGATAAACATCTAGATCCTcaagataaaataattgcAGAAGAAAAGTTTAAGACTGTTGTTGAAGCTTATGATGTTTTATCagatgaagaaaaaagagaaatttaTGATTTATATGGTTTGGATGGGTTAAAACGGAACGTACATACTGATGTGTCTGACTTTAGTTCTAAAGGAGAAAATACATCTGAACTTTTTAATAGATTTATGGATCCAGTTAagaatttttctattaaagACGTATTTAGTCAACGTTTTCCACAAGTTTCACcctttattaataatatatacacaaaagcAGCTATGTCATCCACTTCAACAG ataaaaataataaaattcaaaaatcACAAGCGTATGAAGTAATACTTTTGTTATCATtagaagaattatatttcggatgtaaaaaaaaattaaaagttaCAAGAAAGCGATTCATTGGAAATCAAACGTATGACGAagttaaatttttaactGTAGATGTAAAACCTGGATTGCCTGATGGAACggcaattatattttatgggGAAGGTGATCAAGCATCTCCACTTTTAAAACCAGGAGATCTAATTTTCAAAGTAAAAACAGAAGAACATAAAACCTTCCTCAGACAGAGTAATgatcttatatataaatgttttctAACACTTGAAGAAGCTTTACGTGGTATTCAATTTATTATCAAAACGTTAGATAACAGAGATTTAATTGTAAGAGTAGACGACGTTATTGTGCCTAATTCTAGGAGGATTATTCCAAGAGAAGGAATgccatatttaaataatccGTCAAAAAAGGGAGACCTAATAATTGAATTTGTAATTAAGTTTcctgaaaatttaaatacagaagaaaaaaatatattaagagatattttttctaataaaagGTGA